AAGGCCTGGAATCAGGCATAGTCAATCTGGTCAAAGCACCTCTACTAGCTTTGCTTCGAGAATGAGATTTATGCAACAGCGCCGAGCTGCAAGTGTCTCATCATTCACAATTACGAAAATGGCTGCTGAGGGAGCCTGGATGCCAGCAGTTGGTAACGTTGCCACTGTGATGTGCTTTGCTATATGCCTCATCTTGAATGTCAATCTCACAGGCGGCTCAAATGGTGCGATATTCTTCCTGGCACCAATTTTGCTACTGCTCAACCAGGACTCTGATTTTATTGCCGGATTTGGTGACAAGCAAAGGTATTTCCCTGTCACAGTAGTGATATCGGCCTACCTAGTCCTGACTGGCCTCTACAGCATATGGGAAGATGTCTGGCATGGGAATGCGGGTTGGGGTTTGGAAATTGGTGGTCCAGATTGGTTCTTTGCGGTGAAGAATTTGGCTCTCCTCATTCTTACATTCCCGAGCCATATCCTTTTCAACAGGTTTATGTGGAGTTTCACAAAACAGGCGGACTCAATGCCATTGATAACTATGCCCCTTAATCTGCCATCGATCATAATAACAGACTTGCTGAAGATTAGGATATTAGGGCTCTTAGGAATCATATATTCCCTGGCCCAGTACCTATTATCTAGACAACAGTACATCTCAGGGTTGAGGTATATTTAGACGAACGCATACTTCTGTACAGTATGTTTCAGCAATTTTCAGGTCAGGAGTGAAATTCAGGTTTGTTTCTCATTTCTCTCACTTGTTTGTACTTTTCCTTTGAGCTTTTGCATGCCCTGAAATGCCTGAACTGTCGACCGCCTTTTGAATCATCACGACAAGTCATTACAGCAAAGACCTTTTGAGCATACAAGATAACCTTCTGAGCAAGTTGATGGCATTTAGAATGATAAAATGACGGGGGATATTTGCCCCAAATTGCCTGCTTGAGTAAACTGTGATATTGTGCACTGCTGTCGTCTCCGGTAGTAAGAACTTGTTATATGATACCGTGCAATTTTTTACATTTGAGTAGTTAGAGATCTGTCAATGCTGGTGAACTGTTTCACATTTTTGTAGGCTTATGATTAATATTATGTTGTAAAATCAATGACCTCATTTGTAGGCTTATATGATAACCCGCTAAATTCAAGCTTATATGTTTTCTAAGTTTTTCGAACCCAAGGGGCGCCTTGAATGAGAAAAAGTTTAGTACCATACAAGTCTTCAAATTTCTGTAGCATTTCAGACACAAATCTAAGTTTTCAGATTGAACCATGATTTTTCAATTAACAAGTTGGTACACCCGTCCCTTGAGCTACTCCGATTCTGGTCCCGAGTCtgaaaaagaaatttttgttaaaacacGATCGGCATAGGGTCCAAAggaaacgaaaaacaaaaaagccaGATTTGGAATCATAATCTTACAGTCTCGGTTTGCCCATCCTAATCGTCGATGAGCTAATCAATTTGATTTCATGGAGGCTACTGTCGCCAGAAAAATGTGGTGTTTTCGTGTTCATGTAAAGATTTTCTTCTGTCTGCGGCCATTTAGACGCAgcagaagaggaggaagaggaggaaaactGAAGCTGGAGAGAGCTGCAGGGGTTAATGAGCAACTTATAAATCAAGTTGTGCGCCTATTTGTACACAAAGTTCATGGCTGTGGTTATGGCGAGATAAATGTTTCGACTACCCTGAAATCTCAGTATTGACATTTACAATTTTAACTCTGAGACTCAACCCTTTTGGTCTACTTACCTTCGTAAATAGTATCTCAGTTGGTTAAAAACATTTCCTTCTTGTATTTTGAGGTCTTGAGTTTTGTTCTCTTCTGATATTGGTTattcagaaaaaaagaaaatattgctTGTTCGGAAAAATATGAGTATAAAACtatttaaacacataaaactaacacgcttttaaaataagtaGGATCAATATAGCCTGCATTAATAATTGAGTTTAATATCATCACACATTGATACACGTATAATTAAAGGCAGTGCTATTGACACACTTTTTTTTACCTCTCATATAATTAAATGGCAATGTTATTgacacacctctttttacctATCATACGcccttattattttttgtctattGATCTTGTTCAATCCATTAGATCCGACGGCGAAAAATTTAAAGATGTGTGCGAGATATAAAAATCGGTGTATATGAATAGCACCACCTTAATTAAAATCAATCTATGTGTCACTAGTCTCATCTAAAGTAATATTCCATTGGgggtaaattatatatatactaaaccCCTAACTTTCTAGTTAATTCCCTTTGTGTCCCTTTCAATGTTCCTTCACTAATGTTGTTCCAATTTTGCCCTTCAGTTGTTCTTTAAGTCTTacttttttggtaaattacacAGTAAAATGATGGTTTTGACCCTGGATTGCCAATAGAAGTCTCTCGACTCCTTCCTCAGAAACGAAatccaaaaaggaaaaactgTGCTCTGCAACACAATTGACAATTTCGATTCCGCTTTGTGGATGCCTCTGGAACTCTCCAGTATGATCTAATTTAAGGGGTAATTGCCAAAGACAGGATCTGCTGAATTGTTTGACAACTTTGGTTGCAGAACTTTTGCAAGTATATAGTGTCGTTTTTCTTCCTTGAAGAGAATCGTTTCGAATTATTTGGATTTGAGAACACCGATACATACTTGTCCTTGTTTTTTGACATGAAACTAAAAGTGTGAAACGATCAATCATGCATTCAAAGAATTTCTACGAAATATGAATGATTACTTATATTTACGAAACTATTATTGATTCTTCAAAATGATTATTTTGCACttcataaatataaaaacaaataaaagaaaattatacaCGAAGGTGTACAATACGACTATTTTAGAGTATTGTCGAAAACAACTCCTTagatatacatataatatatgaCTAATTTCTTTATAATCTCATGATGTTTGATCATGCGTGGTAGTTCTACTGAAGATTTTCATTATACAAAAGGGTTTTTGAGGGCTCGTTTGACGTCTAGGACCAAAATTCAAGTGTGTTATCCAAGAATGTTTTTCTAAGTGGCTAAAACTTTGATTAACTACTCAAGTGTTCTATCACACAAGGTTTTAGATGAACATTTTAAAGATGTTCTCTAGATGATAATAAAGTGAACACTTCAATTAATAATACTTGTACGGTAAAATGACTTTTTGTCATCATGTAAAAAGATTAGATAAGAGAATAAACGATTTAACttaggcttattatattaacaccccacaaattattgaataaagcccacatacttaatacacctcacatttgctttttcaatgaaaaatTATCCTAATACATCCcacatactttcccataataccctcacaccaCACATTCTTAATATACACCTAACATTTTCTGCATGCACCTCATATTTcctatacaccccacatttctcaaatcttataaagcttttaatatggacaaaaatgccgattgaaattttgacaaaaggtGCCGCCTAGGATTTAAAGCATATGTGagttgttttcaattccaccaCTAAAACTCATGTCGTATGcttttaatatttggtggtaattttagATGTTTAATTCTTCTTGTAATCTTTGTGatccctaaaagatgaatacgAACATAGAAGCTTGAATAACGCAGCAAAagtaagattaaataattatcgatgtcatcaaatcactaaaacaataaagaatatgaagtcttacctcatgtgaagcttccgaaacatcgatttcgtgtttcatttgttaaaaataatttttgtcaatcaacttgtttgtagtttcattggttaggattttgttcaacaatggagggTCGGAAGGATTTtaatagttgaagaagataaataatacattaaaagtaatttggggtgtatttagattttttttttttaaacctaataaggtcaaaattgccATTGCATAGTAGGataaataaatcatttaatattaaattttaatgtgggatgcattcaacattttgtaAGGTACTAATATAAAAAGCTTTTAACTTATAACGTATGTACAATCAAATAACAACACTTGGTTATGTAAAGATGATTGAAAGAATAGCTCCTTACATAAGTATTATCCCATTTTAATCGTTGAGTTTGCATACTCGCACAACCGTTTACTCATGCAAAAAAAATGCGCGGGAGAGAATTTACATATTAGCTTATGCTCACAAGTTTTGAGACTGCAACTTCTCAGGCCCAATGGGCTTTAGAGTGCATGCTCACTTTGGCCATCACTGGTGATAGTAAGAGCCACTTGGCCTCGCCTTACGACCACCCGCACGCGTCCACGTTTTAAACCCTCACCGCAAAATCCAGCTACCAACGACAATGGCTTCACTGCCCAAACCCATCACCGCTGTCCCCATCTTCATCCTTCTCGCCGCCTCTCTCAGCCGCACACTGCCGTCATCAGAGGACCCAGTTCCCGCCTCATAGTTAATGAATTATTTGTCAAATGATTATATTAGAACGTGATGTGCTTTGTTACTAGTATGGGTGGCTCTTTTTCCTTCCTCAGGTTTTTCCCATGTGGTTTACCCGGGACGAGGTTTTTTCAAAGCCACATTCTTTTCCATGCTCTTTCTACGCCcaagtttggtactgaggtgattctgaaaaaaaaaaaaaactagctataaaaaaaaattgggagctTTTTTATggttggtaaacattcagcttcatttttttttcacagttttagataaaaaaaagccaaaaacacaaagctgcaaaacccagctttgaaaaatcagcttttttttaacatatgttttacataaaagtttatcaaacactataacactgcttttttttttcttttcaaaagcacttttacaaaaaaatttaccaaacaatcagctactttatttcacagttgcttattctcacagcacaacagaagcagttttttttcaatgcATAGTAATGCCAAACCAGTCCTACATcagttatttttgtttattaaaaatgaGATTCTTtgttacattaaaaaaattgcgaaaaacatgaaaatttctGACGGATGTCGACAGAAGTACTATGTCGTAAACGAGTTGGTTTAGGATTGAGTAATTTGACATGACTAATTTAACACAACCCGATTCTACACAAGTTTTATGCATTCCAATATTTGACAATTGAGACTTGAGTTTACaaaattgaacaaatcaaaCTAGTTTTTATGTTGTTATAGTATTGTCTATTGTGCCTTTGCCTGTTCCGTTCCATGAAGTTCCGAAGTATTATAttgtttaggaacgcaaataattttatttgttggtGAACAATGCCAATAATTTGGTTTACCAAAACCGAGATTCTGATGCAAAACATTAACCCATCTACTTTAATCATATTTTGTAGATCACATGATATGataattgatgattgaatttctTGTTTAAAttatgagaaatgctaaaaagACTCTCTCAGTGTGGGACTCTCTATGGACTCTCCACTACCTCATTATTTTAGTACATTGTTTTGTAATATTGGCACGAGAATTCTGCCAAAAAAAATGAGATGGTTGAGAGTCAATggagagtctcacttttgagagtcTTCTTAGCAAGCAGATATTCAACTATCAACCGACACATTATATGGTCTTCAAAATAAGGTCTTAAAACATAATCTCCCAagcattttttttatcaatgcaAGTGTTTTTCAattattgttttgttatttttgtctataattAGTTGGTTTTTTTACAAGTATATGATAGTCgaactaaaatttgaaattacgaGGAGGAAGATTTGAATTTCAAACTTGTGTGCATATACACAGTTAGAttataaaaatattgaattgttattagcatttcaaacaAGTTATCATGCACTTAtttgttttgagaaattatattCACATTTTCTAAATTACTTCtcacacttttttattttttaaatatttttgacacaatactaacacttgataaaaaaatattataaaattaaaaaagtattgAGAAATAATTTAGAGCGTGCGAATATaatctttatgttttttttggtcaatcaATTATCTTATACTCCAAAAAGTAATCATAGACTTTTCACTATCTTATTCCACATAAGAGTTACAGAAACACTACCCGAACGATTAAGGGTGTGTGCAATTAccaccaaaataaataataaaaaaccgTTCCAATTTACtattcaaagtttcaaactaATGTTTTAGTTTAAAAGATACATCATAGACTTAAGACTTTGTATGgaagtgtttattttttatttttggagtacattgatatttttatattaagggGAGAGGAAGTTcgactaagccacacaatggatagcctaatttggtattgaattcgtcatctacgagattcaaacctaagacatctCCCTTCTAGATAGAAAGGAATACAACCAGACTGTAGTAATGAATAACTatatgaaagtacttttaaaatgactgaaaatattTTTCGTGAAAAAATGTTTAAAGTTAGTTAAAGTCCTTTTATAACCTAAAATTAATCTCACCAAAAACATCagcaatcattttaaaaatacttccatGTTGTGAGTCAATTTTAGTTCTATTTTATTCCCGAAAATTCAAAATCGCCACCATATTTGAACTTGGATCCTCTcatgagctaatggagaggatcctcctcatcaatcatcttaggccgttggatttttatccaacggctacaaataaggagtccctttaaagttataatgattaTAGCCATTAGATAAAAATCTAACGACCCAGGATGATTGATGAGGAGTATCCTCTCTATTAGCACTCTGATCCAAATCCACTATATTTGATGTGTGTACAGAATAGAATAATACTAAAGAGTAAAGAAAGAGCTTCCATACCGCTGTGATCCCTTCAAGCTCTGAGCCCACCACACTCCTCAAACTTCCCTTCCCAAAACCAGGAAACCCCTCCGTGGACTCGACTCCCCTCAAGTCTCCGTCTTCCTCAAccccttccttccttcccctcAAGTCTCCGTCTTCCTCAAccccttccttccttccccctTCTCATCACACGATCGTCATCGCAATTTCAATCCTCATCCACTAACGCAGCGCGAGGTATGTCAGAATCTACACTCCAAATTCCACCTCTaaattttcaacattttcttGATTTTCCCAATtggaaaaccctagaaatttatGGGATTTCACTGTAATTCTTCAAATCCTTTGCACAATGTTAGTtatgtaaatatataaattcGTTTTTTCAGCTGAAAGTGTAAGTCTTGGTCATGGTAATTGTCAAAAATCGATGCTGTTTTCTTTTATGTTATGTAATTACATTGGGGTCTCTGCTTATGCATATGGGTTCTTCTGGGAGTGTCTCGATTGGGCTCTCAGCAACATAAAGTATCGATTTCTGTCTGCAGGAACTCAAATTTTGACTATTTTGTATATATTGTTGGAAATGCAGAGATGGGTGCTCTTTGCTGCTGTCCTTGCGGCGAGGAATTCGAAGAGTACGCGCTGCCGAGCAATTCAATATACAGGCATTGCTCATGCCTGAGATACTTCTTCCACCAGCTATTCACTGGGGTAGGTATAAATGCCATGATCAACTCAATACTTTTTATCAGTCCCTCCATTTGGTAGCTCTCTTAAGTCTAAAGCTAGGAAATTTACGTAGTTTTCTATCACTGGATGCATTTGGTTTTATCAATGTTTTGGATTTATTGTTTGAAAAGAAAGGGCAGTGGACCATAAATTGGCATGCCAATTGGAAACTGAGGAGCATGATGCAACTAAACAAATCCGTCTACATTACTTCTAAAACTTGTAATGTTAATGATGGCTACAAAGTAAACTGTCGAAATCATGTATCACTTTTAATTTTGGGCCAACATATTTGAATAGAAAgagatttttaaagttattGTTAAATGAAAATGTTCTTTCCAAAATGCTTAGCTTTTATGAAGATAATCCCAAGAAGATCCATGGGTTTGATTCACTTTAGTATTTATAATTCTTATTTGTTTGCATGTCCCCATGCTCATGCAGTATAGCGCACCATTTCAAAGGCTTGATGGACGAGCACCTTCATTACCTATTCAAGGGGCTACTTTGGCATCATCCGGAGTAGGCACAACGCTACAGAATAATCCCTTGAATGATACTCAGCTCTCAGTTTCCAGGCCAACCCCCTTCGATGCTGATCAGAGATACTCGCATTTGCAGCGTGATGGCTTGGTCTCAAGGCGTGAGAAGTCAATGACTCATTTGCAAGAAGATACACAACAACTGAGAAGGGGCAGTTCTGGCACCGAATCCCTGGGTTTTGGGAAGAAATGGAATGGAGATGATACGGAAGAAGATTGTACGTTTGGCCAATCCGAGACCTCGGAAAAGGCTTTGGCAACAAAACTCGCATATGGACTAACTTACGTGCAACCGTCTTCTGAAGATGAAGATGTCTGCCCTACATGTCTGGATGGTAAGTTAAATGTGCAATTGTCAGTGTAGCTAACAACCAATGGGCATCACTAGAATATGGATTAAGATATTAATTGTCCAGTGATAATACATTGATGCTGTAAACTAGCATCTTTCTTCTATGGTTCTTTGCTGTGTGCttagttgatatatatatatatatatatattttttgcagAATACACTTcagaaaatccaaaaatcataACGAGATGTTCTCATCATTTTCACCTTGGCTGTATTTATGAATGGTTGGAAAGAAGCGAAAGCTGTCCAATTTGTGGCAAGGTAAGCTGGAccatgaaatttattttttagatcAAAATTGTATCGCTTATTAGTTGCCCTAGCCTTGGTTGCATGGTGTTGTTTTGCAGCAGTTCTCACATTATCTAAATTAAGAGTAAACTTACCGAGTAGTAGTTCATACTTTTAACTGTTAGTTTCTGGAATTTCAGGAGATGGAGTTCTGTGAAAGCCCTTAACTTTTCTGTCTGATTGCAAAGCAatataacaaatatatataaatatggacTACGAGTTTCTGTAAATAAAAGTTAGTCTTGTTTCTAAAGGGTTGCAGAGAGGGAAGCAATTGTTCATTTTGTGTAACTAGTTGTAATACTTTGTGTTTCTTGATGCTTTGTGTTTGATTACTTCATCTTACTTCTTGTATAGATCTCCACAGATCAGTGTGTAAACATGTTTAATGATTGTAAAAATAATTGTTATTAAAACGTTCTGAAATGGCGCAACACCATCCTATTCTCTCTTGTTTGTACCGCTTCTGATAGAAACATCTCACGCCGAAAATAATTTCTAGGCAAGTTTTACATTGCTGAACACAAACTACAACTCTTTTTCGCTTAACGCTTGCTTACAAGTAAATTTGAGTTACTCTTTCTGTCTTCTACTAAAAGCAAAATCAAAAGGTTGGAATATCATAAGAGAATAGAACTTCTTGCTATCCACTGAGGGGTTGTTCCTTTATGTTGGGTAGAGCCTCCTTCTCCATCTGGACCACCTGCTCCGTCCTGTACTCGTACCGATGTGCGCAGTACAGAAAAACGCCGAAATTGATCACGCTCAAGACAGTCAGCAGCCAGTAGAAATAATCAAATCTTCCTGTGTTGATATTCTGGGACAGCCAAGACGGCTTCTCTGAGCTTCCGGTGATATTTTTGATGATGCTGTTCAATATACTGGCTGCAAAGCAACCTAAACCGCCGGCAAGAGCAGCGTAAGCAGATCCAATACTCTTCATTGCATCTGGAGCTTCTTCGTACAGAAATTCTAGTAATCCCACCACGCAAAACACCTCAGCTATCCCAATGAGGCAGTACTGGATCAACAACCAGTATGCACTTAGGTTGGGCATTGCACTTAAGAAACTAGCCTCGTATCCCTGCCGTATCGCATAATTCCTTCGGTACCTTTCGAAAATTGCCGCCCACGCCACAGATAGGATTGAAACGGCCAGGCCTATCCCCACTCTCTGAAGTTGAGAAGCACCGTGGGGATGGCCGGTGATGCGCCTGGACAGTGGGACAAATGTAGAGTAGTAGAGGGACAGTATGAGAAAGATACTGAGGCCAGGAAACACTGGCATGCATGTTACAGGGAGTTTCAGTTTACCCATATGGGTGTTTAAAGTGTATGCCTGCTGCACTGAGAGAGTGAGATATTCTGTCAAAAGTACACTGAGCATTATTGTGCACGCCGGGATTGGAATAAGTTTCAACAAGATCTTCACTTCCTCTACTTGTGTCACAGTGCATAGCCTCCAGGGACCAGGGTCTGCGCTTTCTTCCTTTAACTGCAGAGCTGCTTTGTCCAAACATCTGTAACACGAAAGACATCAGATGTTCTAGAATCGAAGAGAAAAGAACGAAAAACAGGATTAGAACGGAGCAAAAAGTAGACAAAAATATACCTAAAGTCGTCGGTGTGAGCTATCTTTCCACTACCCTTCACAGCAGATTGTTTTCCAGGAACCTCATACAAGCCTATCAACTCACTTCTGGAAAATTTGGCTTTCCTCTTCTTGTAGGCAGCAACCAAAACTTGAGCAACACGCGTTAGAGGGCTCCCTCCGGGAAGTCTATGGCGGTATAGAGGGGTACCGAGAAAGAAGACCATGTTTGATATGCCCATAGCCAATGCCAGTGACCCGAACGCGAATCCCCAACCAAGTTTCATTTGGACGTAGACTACTGCAGTGAAGGCGATGATCGCCCCGATGGTGACAGAGAGATAAAAGAAGTTGAAAAACCTATCCAGGTGAGACTTGTAATCGCTACTTCTTTCGTCGAACTGGTCAGCCCCGAAAGAAGAAACGCATGGCCTTATGCCAGCAGCTCCGAATCCAGTTACGTACAGAACCGCATAGAGGTAAATCATCTGCCACGGTTTTGCAGGCTCACAATTGCCCACAAGGAGGGCTAGCTCGGAGCATTGATCTTGGTTTGGCACCAAAGTGTGCACCGTTGCACATAAGGTTATTCCTGTCAAACCCTCCATGAAAATAaatggagaaagaaaaatgtgGAAGTTATCAGCTCATCTATAAGCTTATGATTAGTAAACTAATTAGTTTTTGGTTAACATTTCGTATGTTCGTGTATGGATATACCTACCAGAAGATAGATAGTTGTGAAGATTGCTATTGTCCAATATCGACCAAGATACGCATCAGCCAGAAAACCGCCAAGGACAGAGGAAGCTTGCGAAATCCCGAGAAAATTGTTCACTGCACTTGATGAACTGCTGAAGGGTCTATGCATAACATAAAACATGAAGGCCACCATGTTAATCGAGAGACCGAAATACGCCATTCTCTCCGCCATTTCATTTCCTGGACAAGTTACAAGTAAACTATACTACTAATCTAAACAAATTCCGTTATATGAAGAGCTGCATAGAAGCCAAATGtgaaaatacattacaaaatacAATGTTTACCGAATATGAAGAAGGCAGCAAACCAACCGCCGGTTTTCGAAAGATCAGCAATAGGTTTTCCATGGATGTCAACCGGTGTGGTTCCTCCAGTATAACCCCGTCCAAAAGCCGTCCGCCTGTCATCGGATTCGATGAAGTAAAGCCCAAGTTTCTTTCTCTCCTCTGAGTCTGGATTTCCATCTAAACTAACTGGTGTCATTGTCCCTCCTTCAGGGGACTTGATTTCTCCAGTTGCCATTGGTTAACTCCCTGCAGAAATCTCCCAAAACTACaagagttttatttttgtatgctATATATACAGTGAGTAGAAAATTAAGattgaaaaaaatcacaatttcttCAAACCTAAATACTAAATTTCTAGTGGAGTGGATCATATCGTCAAATAAGCGGATATTCTTGGGTGTCGCCTATTGTGTACAACCATGTTTGTCTCTCTCGTCACGTAATTCAAAAATACGTACATGATTATATACAACTAGTGATATGACAGATTTTCTATGTATAGAGGCGTATATACAACAAACAATTGAAACAAAAGGAACAAACAAACTTGCTGTCCAAAAGAATCACACACAAAGTGGCTCTTAAGTTAATCACACCAATTTGATGCACAACCTATatagaatgaaaaaaatttaaaaacaaagaaagaacacACTCCTACATACTAATAAGAATCATAAACATAATTAGCTGAGTTTAATCCTCACCGTTAAATTGCTAATTGAAGAGCATCTTTAAACCAAGTAGGAAAAAAATTGATCTTTTGAGAGGTTGGTTAGCGACTGATAAGATTTCTAAGACGATTTAAAGGAGATCCAACCAGCACGGGAAGATCCATAGAAGTGGATCCAACGGCAGTAAATGGTACAAAGAAATACTAACCCCCTCAAAAAAAATACAGAGGCGGGCATTAAATGGCCAACCGTGTTGGAGGTTGGGTGTGCAGAAAAACCAATACTTGCTGCTGAATGATCAAACGCCACCGTACAGTTGAATTTTTCGGAATCTGATCAACACACCCCATAACTTTGAGCATAAAAATATGGGTGGGAATTGATGTCCTTCTGAGGTTCTTATGTTAGATGGTTGAATGCCGTATGCTGTGCTATGTTCCGTACAGAGACACCAAGATGATAATGTCGGTGTTTAACTCAGCCACATGcttttgtgttgtttttttttttcttcccgtAGCTACTGTAGTTTTTTCGTTCCAGGTAAGTTATTCTCGTATTTTTTAATGAGATTAAGTGGATTTAATACCGTCCACATGTGTTGGGCAAGTATCACTCACTTTGACTAAATTTGTCGATGATGACATTACGGAAGAAAAGAACGAATGGTGGAGGATGGAAATTGGACGATGGGTTTGAAAGATTGATGTGCTTCTTGCACTAACAACTGTGGTCTATTAacgaagagaagaaaaaaatgcgTGATGGGATGATTCATTGATTTTGGAAGCAACCAATAATAGTATATAAAATTGACTTGTGATAATTTGATGtgacattaattaatttttcttatctGTAATGATAAcgattgaaaaattaaattacaattagATGCATACAAATaatgtttaatattttttaattgtaaCAATAAAAATGAATTGAACTCTGTAATAAGACAACATTTTGTGGTAACTACAAAAATATAGACTCTCGATTGTACGGTACAATCT
This Pyrus communis chromosome 6, drPyrComm1.1, whole genome shotgun sequence DNA region includes the following protein-coding sequences:
- the LOC137736895 gene encoding E3 ubiquitin-protein ligase At3g02290-like, which codes for MGALCCCPCGEEFEEYALPSNSIYRHCSCLRYFFHQLFTGYSAPFQRLDGRAPSLPIQGATLASSGVGTTLQNNPLNDTQLSVSRPTPFDADQRYSHLQRDGLVSRREKSMTHLQEDTQQLRRGSSGTESLGFGKKWNGDDTEEDCTFGQSETSEKALATKLAYGLTYVQPSSEDEDVCPTCLDEYTSENPKIITRCSHHFHLGCIYEWLERSESCPICGKEMEFCESP
- the LOC137736893 gene encoding protein NRT1/ PTR FAMILY 6.1-like gives rise to the protein MATGEIKSPEGGTMTPVSLDGNPDSEERKKLGLYFIESDDRRTAFGRGYTGGTTPVDIHGKPIADLSKTGGWFAAFFIFGNEMAERMAYFGLSINMVAFMFYVMHRPFSSSSSAVNNFLGISQASSVLGGFLADAYLGRYWTIAIFTTIYLLGLTGITLCATVHTLVPNQDQCSELALLVGNCEPAKPWQMIYLYAVLYVTGFGAAGIRPCVSSFGADQFDERSSDYKSHLDRFFNFFYLSVTIGAIIAFTAVVYVQMKLGWGFAFGSLALAMGISNMVFFLGTPLYRHRLPGGSPLTRVAQVLVAAYKKRKAKFSRSELIGLYEVPGKQSAVKGSGKIAHTDDFRCLDKAALQLKEESADPGPWRLCTVTQVEEVKILLKLIPIPACTIMLSVLLTEYLTLSVQQAYTLNTHMGKLKLPVTCMPVFPGLSIFLILSLYYSTFVPLSRRITGHPHGASQLQRVGIGLAVSILSVAWAAIFERYRRNYAIRQGYEASFLSAMPNLSAYWLLIQYCLIGIAEVFCVVGLLEFLYEEAPDAMKSIGSAYAALAGGLGCFAASILNSIIKNITGSSEKPSWLSQNINTGRFDYFYWLLTVLSVINFGVFLYCAHRYEYRTEQVVQMEKEALPNIKEQPLSG